The following DNA comes from Streptococcus canis.
GCTGATAGAACAAGCTGATATTAGTCGAGGCAAACGTAAAAAAGTTATTGATAAATTAGCAGCACAGCTCATTCTACAAAATTATTTAGATCGCAATTATTAAGGAGATAACGATGGCACATAATCACGAACATGACCATGAACATGAAGTTATTACACTTGTTGATGAGCAAGGAAATGAAACGTTATTTGAAATTTTATTGACTATTGATGGTCGTGAAGAATTTGGTAAAAACTATGTTCTTTTGGTTCCAGCAGGTTCTGAAGAAGATGAATCTGGAGAAGTTGAGATTCAAGCTTATTCATTTACTGAAAACGAAGATGGGACTGAAGGAGATTTGCAACCAATTCCTGAAGATTCAGATGCTGAGTGGGATATGATTGAAGAAGTTTTCAATAGTTTTTTAGATGAAGACTAATCGTTTAGTTCTTATTAGTGAAAAAGTAGCCTAGTGGGCTATTTTTTTGTTGCGTTTACGAATAAATAGATGAGGAGGTGGTAGCGATTAAACGAGTGAATCGGCAGGAATATGCTTTTCTTCAAGCTTATAAAGCTAAGCCTTTGCATCGGTTTAAAGAGTTATTGTATTATGCCAAGCTTGGTCAGAAATTGACTAAATAAGAGATTCTGTTATACTTGTTTTATGATATTTTTTGACGATAATAAAAGGAAATTGGCAGGAAAATGGATTGATTTGTTTTGTCTTGGTCACTTTCTGGATTGCCGTTAGAGGATATGACATTCCAAGGAGAAAAAAATAGTGACTCAGTTAAACGAAGAATTTATCCGAAAAGAGACGATAGAATTGGTCAATGCCGGTCCGACCGTTCATACAACGACATATGAAACTAAGGTTCCGACACTTCATAAATGTTACTTACTATTCTTTAGTATCATGATTAGTGGCTTGACAATTGTGGTGCCTGTTTTAACAGATGCTGGCAATAGTCTTCAGTCACAAAATTTATACATAGGAATGATGTTAACCAAGGGGCAAATTCCGTATAGTGATGTTTTTACAACAGGAGGCCTACTTTATTTTGCGTTTATTGCACTCAGCTATTATCTAGGGACAACGTTTTGGCTGGTTTTTGTTCAGGCTTTTTGTTTCTATTTATCTGGTATTTATCTTTATAAGCTTGTCAATTATTTTACCAGAATTCAAAAAGTTGCTTTGGCATTTTCAATTGGGTATTACTTGTTATCCGCTAGTCTAGGTTTTGGCGGCCTGTATGCTATTCAATTAGCCATGCCCTTCGTCTTGGTTTCAGCTTGGTTTTTGACTAAGTACTTTGCTGATTTAGTTAAAGATGAAGCCTTCATTTTATTTGGTTTCATGGGTGCTCTTGCCATGTTGATAGAACCACGGACACTCATTTTCTGGGGTCTTGCTTGTATAGCAGTCTTTTCTTATAACATTAGTCAAAAGCACCTTGCAAGAGGATTTTACCAGTTGTTAGCTGCTATTTTTGGGATGCTGTTGGTCTTTTATACGGCAGGTTACTTTATTTTGAATCTGCAAATATTAAACCCTTACTTAACTCAGGCTGTTGCTTACCAATTTACCTTTTTCAAGGTTGGTGATCTCTCTTTGCCGATTGGTGTAGGCATTCAAGTTCTTCTGGCCTTGGGACTAGGTCTCTTAACGGGAGTCTTTAACGTTATCAACCACCTTAAAACAGCTTCTGACCTAATCATTAAATGGTTGTTTGTTGTGGTTATTTTGGGATATTTAATAGTTGCAGCCTTGTCGCAAGATTATCACTCCTACCATCTCCTAGCGGTCTTACCGTTTGGTTTACTATTGACGTCTATTCCAATGGCTTATCAGTATGAAATGGGATTGAGACAACATAGTCATCGTCGGCATCGTGGTAAAAATGGGACAAGGCGTGTCATCTCTTTGTATCTCAAGAAACATTTTTATTTACCAGTATTGATTGTGCTTGCGGCTGTAGTCTGTTCGACTTATCGTTTTATCAATAATATACCTGTCAACCACGAGCGTAATCGTATTGCTAGCTATTTGAGGCAAAAATTAGCAGGTGATGAGCCTATTTATGTTTGGGACGAATCTTCTAAGATTTACTTGGATACTAAGGCCAAATCAGTCTCTCAATTTAGTTCACCAAATGTCAATACTAAGAAGATAAGTCATCAAAGAACCTTAGAAGATGAGTTGCTTGAAAATAAGGCTGTCTATATTGTCGTTAATGAGAACCAAAAAGTACCCAAAACCATTCGGAAAGTATTAGCTACTAATTATAAAGTGGACCGAAAGATTGATGCGAAAGGTTTTGTCCTCTATCAGAAAAAATAAGATTAATATCAATATCTTGTGTCTGGTCAAAAAACTTGACACAAGATATTGATTTTTTTGTTTGTCATGATATAATAGTCCAATAAGGAGGTTCGACATGATAACACTAGAAGAAGACAAGGTTGTTGTCCAACCTGATATTAAAGTGATTAAGCGAGATGGTCGTCTGGTTAATTTTGACGCCACTAAAATTTACAGTGCTTTGTTAAAAGCAAGCATGAAAGTTACTCGAATGTCGCCACTTGTTGAGGCTAAATTAGAAGCTATTTCTGAGCGGGTGATTGCTGAAATCATTGAGCGCTTCCCTACCAATATTAAAATTTATGAAATTCAAAATATTGTGGAGCATGAACTATTAGCTGCCAACGAGTATGCTATTGCAAAGGAATACATTAATTACCGTACTCAGCGTGACTTTGCACGTTCTCAAGCAACGGATATTAATTTTTCGATTGATAAGTTGATTAATAAAGACCAAACGGTCGTTAACGAAAATGCAAACAAGGACAGTGATGTCTTCAATACGCAGCGTGATTTGACAGCTGGGATTGTTGGCAAATCCATTGGGTTAAAAATGTTGCCTCCTCATGTCGCCAATGCCCATCAAAAGGGTGATATTCACTACCATGACTTGGATTATAGTCCTTATACACCGATGACGAACTGCTGTTTAATTGACTTTAAGGGCATGCTAGCCAATGGCTTTAAAATTGGAAATGCTGAGGTTGAAAGTCCTAAATCCATTCAGACGGCGACAGCTCAAATCTCACAGATTATTGCGAATGTAGCATCCAGTCAGTATGGCGGTTGTACGGCAGACCGTATTGATGAGTTTTTGGCACCTTACGCAGAGCTTAATTTTAAAAAGCATTTAGCAGACGCGGAGAAATGGGTTATAGAAGATAAGCGTGAAAACTATGCTTTTGAGAAGACGCAAAAAGATATTTACGATGCGATGCAGTCTTTGGAGTATGAGATTAATACGCTCTTTACATCTAATGGTCAGACGCCGTTTACGTCGTTAGGGTTTGGCTTAGGGACATCTTGGTTTGAGCGGGAAATTCAAAAAGCTATTTTGACCATTCGGATTAATGGCCTTGGTAGTGAACATCGCACGGCGATTTTCCCTAAATTAATTTTCACGGTTAAACGTGGCTTGAACTTAGAACCAGATTCACCAAATTACGATATTAAGACCTTGGCTTTAGAATGTGCGACTAAGCGGATGTATCCAGACATGTTGTCTTATGATAAGATTATTGATTTGACAGGTTCTTTTAAGGCGCCGATGGGCTGTCGCTCCTTCCTTCAAGGCTGGAAAGATGAAAACGGTCAAGATGTGACTTCTGGTCGTATGAATCTTGGTGTAGTAACGCTCAACTTGCCACGTATTGCCATGGAATCAAATGGAGATATGGTTAAGTTCTGGGAACTCTTCAATGAGAGAATGCAAATCAGTAAAGATGCTCTGGTCTATCGTGTTGAACGTGTCAAAGAAGCAACTCCTGCAAATGCTCCTATTCTTTATCAGTATGGGGCTTTTGGAAAACGTTTGGAGAAGACGGGTAATGTAGATGACCTCTTTAAAAATCGCCGTGCAACGGTTTCTCTTGGTTATATTGGTCTTTATGAAGTTGCCTCTGTTTTCTATGGTGGTGAGTGGGAAGGCAATTCAGAAGCTAAAGATTTTACCTTGTCTATTGTGAAAGCAATGAAGCAAGCTTGCGAGGAGTGGTCAGATGAATATGGCTACCATTTCTCTGTTTATTCTACCCCGTCCGAAAGTTTGACAGACCGGTTCTGTCGTTTAGACACTGAAAAATTTGGAATTGTGACAGATATTACGGACAAAGAGTATTACACAAACTCTTTCCACTACGATGTGCGTAAAAATCCAACGCCTTTTGAAAAGCTGGATTTTGAAAAGACCTATCCAGAAGCGGGTGCTTCCGGTGGCTTTATCCATTATTGTGAGTATCCTGTGTTGCAGCAAAATCCAAAGGCTTTGGAGGCTGTTTGGGACTATGCTTATGATCGTGTGGGGTATTTGGGAACCAATACGCCCATTGATAAATGTTATCATTGCCAATTTGAAGGCGATTTTACCCCAACGGAACGTGGTTTCACTTGCCCAAACTGTGGTAATAATGACCCTAAAACAGTTGATGTGGTCAAACGAACTTGTGGTTACTTGGGGAACCCTCAGGCCCGTCCAATGGTAAATGGTCGTCATAAAGAAATTTCTGCACGTGTAAAGCACATGAATGGGTCAACCATAAAATACCCAGGCTTGTAAACCCAAGCTGTGGAAGATACCTTTTGATGACAATAGGATATGCTTAAAAGGTTGCTTCATGCAAGCAATCTTTTCTTATTTAGGTGTTCAACTGGATAGGATAGAAGCTCTGCTTATTTTTATTTTTTGAGTGAACATGCTTTATTGAGGGGTAGAAGAAAGGCATTCTATATTAAAAGTCAAGAGAAGAGTTCTAAAAAATCAGTAACGAAAGGGTCTATACTAGCGGGAGCTAGCCGCTAATATAAAGATAAGGAAACTATAATGGGAAAATATCAATTAGATTACAAAGGAATGCAGCAGGTGGAACGTTTTCATGAGAAGCATTCTACAAAAAAAACGGATAAAAAATCCCGAGTTCAAGAGCTCAAGGCTCAGTTTTTAGAGAAGTCAAAAAAACAGGCTAACTAAAGTATCTGTAAAGAAAGAAGGTCAGTTCTGTTTCATATTGGTCTTGTGGGACCAGATGTCATTTCATAACAAGGCAGTCTATTTGCCTTATATGAGGTAGCTGAGTGGCATTACTTGGCATCTATTAACTGGGAATGCAGAAGTACGTCAGCAGGTCGGTCAATGATTTGGTCACGCTATGCTTTACAGAAGTGTCAAATAATTGTCAAAGCTGTCAAGGAATTGTAAAGCTATCGTTAAAGAGAGCGACCTGAATAGACTGGGAGATTTGATCGTTAAGCTATTTGATTTCTTTATCCACCCTTTAGATACGGCTCTGTTTTTAGCAGACGGTAAGTTAGTGAGAGGACAAGTTCATTATCAGTTGGAAACTGGTTTATTACGTCAGGTTATGGTGACTATTATGACAAAAACTGCTACTGTTACAGCCTCCATGGATTTGCAATCAGGTAGTCGTCGTGAGGTGATGGAAGTACAAGGAGCAAAAGATACCTACCATTTAGAAAATTTAGATGACTTATCATCTATGAAGGTCCTCATAAAATACTCGTGAGCTATGGTTCTTGGGATACTATCCTGTATAAACGATGCTTTGAAACCATGATTGATGCTTTTTTTGATTCTGTAAAGATGAGTGTCAGCCCTGTCAATGTTGAGTCAAGCCTTCCAAGTCATTGGATTTGCTAACAGATAGTTTCTTTCCCACCACTGCCTTATGGAGATTTAAAGTTAGAATTACTCAAGGATTAGGTAAACTTATGGAGATTAGACGACCAACATCAGCAGATAAAGAAACTGTTTTAGACATGATAGCAGAGTTTTTGGAGCAAGAGAGTGCTACTGATGGCCTATGGCATTTTAGAGCGGATCAATTTAGTTATGAGGAGTGGTTAGAAGCTTCTCTAAGGCAAGAAATGGGTTTGGCCAGTCAAGGTGTTCCGGCCATTCAATATGTGGCGTTTGATGAGAGAAATCAAGCGCTGGGATTTTTAAACCTTAGGTTACGTTTGAATGCCTCATTACTTGAAAAAGGTGGGCATATTGGTTACTCTGTTCGTCCCAGTCAGCGTGGGAAAGGCTATGCCAAGGAGATGCTCAAACAAGCTGTCAGTTTTGCGATTTCCAAGAACATCAAGGCGATTTTGGTAACTTGTGATGAAGCTAATGCTGCAAGTCGAGCAGTTATTATGGCTAATGGTGGCGTCTTGGAAGATAGTCGCGGTGGAACGGAGCGTTACTGGATTGAAGGACAAAGAGGCGATAAGTGATGGCAGAAAAGTGTTGGAATAATCCTAAACCAAAGGAATGGCAGGCAGAGGAGTTAAGTCAAGGCCGGATTATTGATTATAAGGCTTTTAACTTTGTTGATGGTGAGGGGGTTCGCAATTCCCTCTATGTGTCTGGTTGTTTATTCCATTGCAAGGGGTGTTATAATGCTGCAACTTGGTCTTTTAAGGCAGGAATGCCTTATACTCAGGAGCTTGAAGAACAGATTATGACTGATTTGGCACAGCCTTATGTTCAGGGGCTGACACTTTTAGGTGGGGAACCTTTTTTGAATACGGGTATCTTAATTCCTCTGATTAAGCGTATTCGGCGGGAATTGCCAGAAAAGGATATTTGGTCTTGGACGGGTTATACTTGGGAAGAAATGATGCTTGAGACACCAGATAAACTGGAGATGCTGTCCTTGATTGATATTCTGGTGGATGGCCGTTTTGATATTACTAAAAAGAATCTCATGTTGCAATTTAGAGGTTCTTCTAATCAACGCATTATTGATGTTCAAAAGTCTTTGGCTGCTAAAGAAGTAATTATCTGGGATAAGTTAAACGATGGTAACCAGTCCTTTGAACAAATGAGTCGGGAGGATTTGCTTTAAGAATGTGACATATCCACATGATCTTTTTGAAAAAAAGAAATGAAAACGGGTCTTTTGGGGCTCATCTGGGGAGAAAGTGATTGTTATTGCTTGGTTTTCCCCACATTATCCTCACAGTTATCCACAGGTTGTGTATAAGTTTGATTTTTGTGAATAAAGACTAAAAAAGAGGCCTAGACCTCTTTTTTAATATAGACAAATTCACGGTCTGTTGACAGCTCTGGGTGGTAGTGAAAACCAGAAAAGACAAGGCTTTTAAGGCTGTCAACGATTTGACAATTGGTTGCCATACAAGCAGTGAGAAATGCTCCTCGTGCCTTTTTTGAAATAGTAGAATGAGTTTTGAGTTGCCCCGCTTTCTCTTCCATAAACTTGAGACTTATCCACAATTGTTTACAGTCTTTGGAAAAGACATCGTCAAATTCACTGGATAAAAGCGAAATCACTTGTGGATGCTCTTTTGCAAACTGATTATAGGTGGGCCTCCAGTAAGACTTGAGGCTTTTTCCTTCAATTTTTATTCTGGTGTGAAAATCATGGCGATGCTCTGCGATAGGATAAGTAGCAGGAATGATACCGTAAAAAGATGAGGTGATATAGACTTGCTGGTTTAGGTAATGCTGTTCTTGAGCACTGAGTTTACTACGTTTGATATGACGATACATAAGGCCATTGAACAGTTGGTAGGCAGGGTAAGCCAAGCTTTGTTGAGAGGCCATGTCTTGCCAGCGCTGATATTCTTTTTGAGCTGCCTCTTCTTTGATATGATAAGCTTTGGCCAATTCCTCTGCGGACATAGCTGTCATTGCCTTTAAAATAGCCTGACTTGCTTGAGGCAGTAGGTGTGGATAAGATTCGGCAGGAATCGTCATTTCTTTTGCGGTTGGTATTAAAAAGGTTAACATAGTGTTATTGTAGTAAAGTTGGTGGCTTTCTGTCAAGAGACCTAGATTTTTCTAAGGATGACTGTCACACGGCACCTTCTTTGTCTTCTGTCATGAAAGAAGAGGAGGATTCTTGTAAAATTGTGTCATCTTGTTTTTTGAGAGTAGCTGAAAATAGCAGAGGCATCTCAATGTGAATGGTCAAGAAGGCTAGAGGAAAGAGTTGTTTGGGAATAATGACAGAGGTTTGGGGCTTTGATGAGAAAAAATGTCATTGTCAAATTCTTTACAATTTGATAAGATTACTTTTTTTCTAAAAAAAGACTTGCGCCCATCTCACGAATATGATAATATAGTCTCAAGTCTGTTTGAGAAAACAGAAGCTCAGGTCAAGTAAGTGCACACTTACAATAACACAGTTGATAATGGGGAAACTCAGAGTCAAGAAAAAGAATATTAAGCCTTGCGTTTTGCAGGGCTTTTTTCTGTCTTTATTTTGGTCTATGCCTTTGAACGTCATTTAGGCGACCAGTGCCTGCTTGTTCTCAATTATTTTTACGCTGATGAGGTTGCATTAGAATGGCCTTCAGTTTATCAAACTGGTAAGGTAGTGATTAGCAACTACGAGGGAGGAATACTTGGCGATTGGGTAACGTTAAAACCTTGTCAGACACTTGCTATTTTAGTCAACAACTAATGGAAAGCTTGGGGCTAGGACCCCAGGACTTTGTTTCTGGCGGTAGTGACAGTAGAGGACTGGTTGCTTTCTCATCTATTTATTTTAAAACTCTTATTTTTTCAATTAAAAACAATTAAGACAGGTTATTTCAGCTAAATTTTGGTACAATGGAAAAGATTATAGGTGGAGTGATAGGATCATAGCTCTGCTATTTAAAAATGACAAAAGGAGATAGGAATGACAACATATCAAGATGATTTTTACCAAGCTGTCAATGGGAAATGGGCAGAGACAGCGGTTATCCCAGATGACAAACCTCGTACAGGTGGTTTTTCAGATTTAGCTGATGAGATTGAGGCCTTGATGCTAGACACCACAGACGCTTGGCTAGCTGGGAACAATGTCCCTGATGATGCGATTTTAGCAAATTTTGTTAAATTTCACCGTTTGGTGGCAGACTACGCTAAACGTGATGAGGTCGGTGTGGCTCCAGTCCTTCCCATGATAGAAGACTATAAAGCTTTGGGCTCTTTTGCGGAATTTGCTGCTAAGATAGCTGAATATGAGTTGGCAGGTCAGCCTAATGAATTTCCATTTGGTGTGGCACCAGACTTTATGAATGCTCAGCTTAATGTGCTTTGGGCAGAAGCACCAAGCATTCTTTTGCCAGATACGACTTACTATGAAGAAGGTCATGAAAAGGCTGAGGAATTGCGTAGCATTTGGCGTCAATCACAAGAAAAGCTTTTACCTCAATTTGGCTTTTCAGCAGATGAAATTAAGGACCTCTTGGATAAGGTGATTGAGTTGGATAAGCAATTGGCCAACTATGTCTTGTCTCGTGAGGAAGGTGCTGAATATGTCAAATTATACCATCCCTATGCTTGGGCTGACTTTACTAAACTGGCACCAGAACTTCCATTGGATAGTATTTTTGAAAAGATTTTAGGTCAAGTGCCTGACAAGGTTATTGTCCCTGAGGAACGCTTTTGGACAGAATTTGCAGCCACTTATTACTCTGAGGCCAACTGGGAATTACTCAAGGCTAATTTGATTGTGGATGCGGCTAATGCTTACAATCCTTACTTAACAGATGACATTCGTGTTCAGTCAGGTGCCTATGCGCGTGCTTTGTCTGGAACACCTCAAGCGATGGACAAACAAAAAGCTGCCTTTTATTTGGCGCAAGAGCCATTTAGCCAAGCGCTTGGCTTGTGGTATGCAGGTCAAAAATTTTCTCCAGAAGCAAAGGCTGATGTGGAAAGCAAAGTGGCGCGCATGATTGAAGTTTACAAGTCTCGTCTGGAGATGGCTGATTGGTTAGCACCAGCCACACGTCAAAAAGCCATTACCAAATTAAATGTTATCACGCCACATATTGGTTACCCAGAAAAACTACCAGAAACCTATGCCAAAAAAGTCATTGATGAGACGTTATCCTTGGTTGAAAATGCTCAAAACTTGGCTAAAATCACCATTGCTCACACGTGGAGTAAATGGAATACACCAGTTGATCGTAGTGAATGGCACATGCCAGCCCACTTGGTCAACGCTTATTATGACCCTCAGCAAAACCAGATTGTCTTTCCTGCGGCAATCTTACAGGCGCCATTTTACTCCTTAGAGCAAAGTTCTTCTGCGAACTATGGAGGAATTGGTGCAGTCATTGCCCATGAGATTTCACATGCCTTTGACACTAATGGGGCCTCTTTTGATGAACATGGTAGCCTAAAAGACTGGTGGACCCAAGAGGACTACGCTGCCTTTAAAGAACGTACAGATAAGATTGTGGCGCAGTTTGATGGCTTAGAGTCACATGGTGCCAAGGTCAACGGCAAATTGACAGTTTCAGAAAATGTTGCTGATTTAGGTGGGGTTGCCTGTGCTTTAGAAGCGGCACAATCGGAAGCAGATTTCTCAGCGCGTGAGTTCTTTATTAACTTTGCAACGATTTGGCGCATGAAAGCTCGTGAGGAATACATGCAAATGCTAGCTAGCATAGATGTACACGCACCAGGCGAACTGCGGACAAATGTGACCTTAACCAATTTTGATGCCTTCCATGAGTCCTTTGATATTAAAGAAGGCGATGCTATGTGGAGAGCTCCGAAAGACCGTGTGATTATCTGGTAAGCAGGTAGTTGAAAAAACGTTAAAAGAACCTAATGATGAAAAAGACTGACTCTGTGGTATCATAGGGTCAGTTTTTTGCTGGGTTATTAATCTTTGAGGTGACTTAGTGCAGTGACGAGACAAAAAGACAACCTTCACACAGAAGATTGTCTCAGATTGAAGACAACTTGTCCTAAATGACCTTTGTTTTTGTAAGTGCCATTAATGACAACATTTTTTAACTGGTGTCGTGAGCAGACTATCCTTTCAGAGTTCCATCAAGACTTTGGATTCTTTCAAGGATAGAGAAACAAAAACACCTCCAGCCCTGTCTTTCCAAAAACAGTATGCTGGAGGTAATAAGGAGAATAATCAATAGATTAGGGACTACTGTCACTAGACTTAGTAGCGCTAATCAGCAATGACCTAGTTCTCTTTACGTTTACGTGCAAGAACACCCGATGAGACTATTACGGCTAAAGCTGCCGCAGTGAAGAATGGACTAGTCTTTTCCCCTGTAGCTGGTAGCTGAGCAGACTTAGCGAATGCGCCTGTTCCTGCTGTGTTAGCTTGCGGTACTTTAGGCTTAGGTGTCGCCTTATCCTTAGGTGATGGGATTGGTTGGGCTGGGGTCAACGCTGTCCATGGAATACTGTGTTTGCCTGGTGCCTTATCCTCTGGTTTGTTTTGCTCTTTTTCTGGAGCAACCTCAGGCGTTTCTGGAGCTTTTGGAGTATCCTCTGGTTTAACCTCAGGTGTCTCTGGGACACTTGGTGCGTGATCTTGATTTTTCTTGAGGGCTTCTAGTTTAGCCATCAAATCTTGAAGTTCTTTTTGAAGCTGCGCCTTTTCTTGCTCGCTCAGTTGGCTTTGGTTTTTAAGCTTCTCTTCAACTTGTGCTTTAGCTTCTTCAAGTGCCTTGATTGATTTTGTTGTTTCTGCTAATTTCTCTTCAAGTGCTTTAATAGCTTTTTCTTTGTCAGTGATTTTGGCTTGAACGTCAGCTAATTTTTGCTCAAGTTTTGTTTTTTCTTCGTCACTTAATTTGGTTTGATTTTGAAGTTGGGACTCTACTTCTGCTTTTTCTTTCGCTAAATTTTCCTTTTCAGCACTCAATTCAGCAACTTTCGCATTGGATGCTTTTTGTGCTGCTTCGAGCTCTTTTAGCTTGTTAGCTGACTCAGCTACTTGTCCTTGAAGTCCTTCGACTTCTTTTTGCTTGGCATCTAGTTCTTGTTGTAACTTAGCTTTAGCTTCAGCGTTCAACGTTTCAGTTGCTTGGAGCTTTTGGGTCAACTCCTGTAACTCACTCTGACCTTTTTCTAGTTGGGCTTGTAGTGTTTTATTTTGAGTAGTCGCATCAGCAATCTTCTGATCAAGCTCTTTCACTTTTTCTTGACTGGTTTGCAAGTTTTGAGTAGCTGTGTCTGCTTGTTCTTTCAACTCTTTAGCTTTGGCTTCTAATTCCGCATTTGATTGATTAGCTTGATTTAGTTGCGTAGCAAGCTTGTCACTTTTTGTTTTTAGAGCGTCACGTTCAGTCTCTAGCTTTTTCTTGTCAGCTTCATCTTTTAATAAGGTTAGACGGAACTGTTCTGTAAGACTTTCTAGTTCTGTATTCTTTTGGTTTAAATCTTGTGACAGCTTAGCCTTTTCTTTTGTCAATGTTTGATTTTTTGCACTTAGCTTACTATTTTGACCTTGTTGGTATCTAGCTTCATCTCTAAATATGTCTCTCTGTGTAATACGTTTTTTCATTTCTTCAAAAACGATTTTACGAGCATTTTTATCTTTATTACTTGTTCCCAAATAATTCAATTTCTGACCAGTACCGAGAGACGTATCGATAACATGACTATCAGGTTGAATATCAAAATCAGCCACAACTTTTAACATCAAATAATTCAAAGCTTCATCACTCAAAGAAGCAACTGTCCTCTTATATTCATCATTATTCTTATCTTTATTATCAAACTTATCCATAAAAGTCTTCACTTCTGATACAAGGGACGTAGTATCAGCTGCTACCTTATTTACCCCAACACTAGACATTCCAAGCAAGGTAATTGCCAGCAAGCTAGTACCAACGACACGACGACATAGGGACATGTTTTTTCTCATTGATTATTTCTCCATTTTTCCTCAAATTATCAAGTAACATTATATATATATATATCTTCAAGCTCATGATTTTATCAGATTTCACATTTCTGAACTGGTAAACCAAGTCGCTCATTTCCCCTCGTAGCTGTGTTAGTTGGCTTAGCCTACTATGGAAGAAAAAGTCCATTTAGGACAATTTTTCTTCACTCTTTTTTGTTCGTCTACAAAAGAAAAACTCCTGAAACACGATAAATAAGCGTTTCAGGAGTTAGTTGACATCATGATCATTCGATTATTTTTATTGACATCTTCTAAAAATAGAGTCTGTCTACGTTTTGAGACAAACTCTACACAGAAGATTGTCTTTTTTTTATAAACGATTTCTCAGAAATAGGTGATTAGTTGTTAAGAGCAGCAGCCATTGTAGCAGCAACTTCTGATTCGAAGTCGTTCGCTTTTTTCTCGATGCCTTCACCAACTTCAAAACGGGCAAAAGCAATCGCTTTAGCGTTTACTGAGTCAAGGTAAGCTTCAACAGTTTTGCTGTCGTCCATGATGTAGACTTGTGCAAGAAGGGTGTAAGCTTGGTCAACTTTAGTGTTGTCAAGCATAAAGCGGTCCATTTTACCTGGGATGATTTTGTCCCAGATTTTTTCTGGTTTGCCTTCAGCAGCAAGCTCAGCTTTGATGTCTGCTTCAGCGGCAGCAATCACGTCGTCTGACAATTGAGCTTTTGAACCGTATTTCAAGAATGGAAGGGCTGGTTTGTCAACCATAGCACGTGATTCGTTGTCAAGTTCGATAGCGTGGTTTAATTGTGCAAGTTCGTCTTTGATGAATTGTGCGTCAAGTTCAGTGTATGAAAGAACAGTTGGTTTCATTGCAGCGATGTGCATTGACACTTGCTTAGCAAGTGTGTCATCGCCGCCTTCGATAACTGAGATAACCCCGATACGGCCACCGTTGTGTTGGTAAGCACCGAAGTGTTGCTCGTCAGTTTTTTCAATCAAAGCAAAACGACGGAATGAGATTTTTTCTCCGATGGTAGCAGTTGCGTTAACGTAAGCGTCAGCAAGAGTTTCACCAGAAGGCATTACAAGTGCAAGAGCTTCTTCGTTGTTAGCTGGTTTGCCTTCTGC
Coding sequences within:
- the yaaA gene encoding peroxide stress protein YaaA — translated: MLTFLIPTAKEMTIPAESYPHLLPQASQAILKAMTAMSAEELAKAYHIKEEAAQKEYQRWQDMASQQSLAYPAYQLFNGLMYRHIKRSKLSAQEQHYLNQQVYITSSFYGIIPATYPIAEHRHDFHTRIKIEGKSLKSYWRPTYNQFAKEHPQVISLLSSEFDDVFSKDCKQLWISLKFMEEKAGQLKTHSTISKKARGAFLTACMATNCQIVDSLKSLVFSGFHYHPELSTDREFVYIKKEV
- a CDS encoding M13 family metallopeptidase; the protein is MTTYQDDFYQAVNGKWAETAVIPDDKPRTGGFSDLADEIEALMLDTTDAWLAGNNVPDDAILANFVKFHRLVADYAKRDEVGVAPVLPMIEDYKALGSFAEFAAKIAEYELAGQPNEFPFGVAPDFMNAQLNVLWAEAPSILLPDTTYYEEGHEKAEELRSIWRQSQEKLLPQFGFSADEIKDLLDKVIELDKQLANYVLSREEGAEYVKLYHPYAWADFTKLAPELPLDSIFEKILGQVPDKVIVPEERFWTEFAATYYSEANWELLKANLIVDAANAYNPYLTDDIRVQSGAYARALSGTPQAMDKQKAAFYLAQEPFSQALGLWYAGQKFSPEAKADVESKVARMIEVYKSRLEMADWLAPATRQKAITKLNVITPHIGYPEKLPETYAKKVIDETLSLVENAQNLAKITIAHTWSKWNTPVDRSEWHMPAHLVNAYYDPQQNQIVFPAAILQAPFYSLEQSSSANYGGIGAVIAHEISHAFDTNGASFDEHGSLKDWWTQEDYAAFKERTDKIVAQFDGLESHGAKVNGKLTVSENVADLGGVACALEAAQSEADFSAREFFINFATIWRMKAREEYMQMLASIDVHAPGELRTNVTLTNFDAFHESFDIKEGDAMWRAPKDRVIIW
- a CDS encoding LPXTG cell wall anchor domain-containing protein, which encodes MRKNMSLCRRVVGTSLLAITLLGMSSVGVNKVAADTTSLVSEVKTFMDKFDNKDKNNDEYKRTVASLSDEALNYLMLKVVADFDIQPDSHVIDTSLGTGQKLNYLGTSNKDKNARKIVFEEMKKRITQRDIFRDEARYQQGQNSKLSAKNQTLTKEKAKLSQDLNQKNTELESLTEQFRLTLLKDEADKKKLETERDALKTKSDKLATQLNQANQSNAELEAKAKELKEQADTATQNLQTSQEKVKELDQKIADATTQNKTLQAQLEKGQSELQELTQKLQATETLNAEAKAKLQQELDAKQKEVEGLQGQVAESANKLKELEAAQKASNAKVAELSAEKENLAKEKAEVESQLQNQTKLSDEEKTKLEQKLADVQAKITDKEKAIKALEEKLAETTKSIKALEEAKAQVEEKLKNQSQLSEQEKAQLQKELQDLMAKLEALKKNQDHAPSVPETPEVKPEDTPKAPETPEVAPEKEQNKPEDKAPGKHSIPWTALTPAQPIPSPKDKATPKPKVPQANTAGTGAFAKSAQLPATGEKTSPFFTAAALAVIVSSGVLARKRKEN
- the tsf gene encoding translation elongation factor Ts, whose amino-acid sequence is MAEITAKLVKELREKSGAGVMDAKKALVETDGDMDKAIELLREKGMAKAAKKADRVAAEGLTGVYVHGNVAAVVEVNAETDFVAKNAQFVELVNATAKVIAEGKPANNEEALALVMPSGETLADAYVNATATIGEKISFRRFALIEKTDEQHFGAYQHNGGRIGVISVIEGGDDTLAKQVSMHIAAMKPTVLSYTELDAQFIKDELAQLNHAIELDNESRAMVDKPALPFLKYGSKAQLSDDVIAAAEADIKAELAAEGKPEKIWDKIIPGKMDRFMLDNTKVDQAYTLLAQVYIMDDSKTVEAYLDSVNAKAIAFARFEVGEGIEKKANDFESEVAATMAAALNN